The sequence GACAAAATCAACATTCAAATCACCCAGCTTGAAACCTTAAGCGCTCTAAATAGCGCTTATTTGTCCTTACAAAACCTTAAAGGATTAGAATGAAACGGCTTTTATTCTTAGGATTGGCTCTTATCTTTAGCCCCTTATGCACTAACGCTCAAGAAATAAAAGAAGTGAAAAGCCAAACCCATTTTAATTTTTCTACCATTAAGGTCATAGAAAAAGAATTCGCCCAAAGCCGACGCTATTACGCGCTTTTACAACCTAATGAAGCGCTCATTTTTTCTCAAACCCTGCGTTTTGATGGCTATGTAGAAAAGCTTTATGCGAATAAAACTTATACTCCCATTAAAAAGGGCGATAGACTATTGAGCGTGTATTCCCCTGAATTAGTGAGCGTCCAAAGCGAGTTACTATCATCATTGAAATTCAACCAACAAGTGGGAGCGATCAAAGAAAAATTAAAACTATTAGGGTTAGAAAGCTCTAGCATTGAAAAGATCATCAGCGTTCATAAAGTCCAAAACACCATGGATATTTATTCTCGTTTCAACGGCGTTATTTTTAAAAAAAGCCCAGATTTAAATGAAGGGAGCTTTATTAAAAAAGGGCAAGAGCTTTTTCAAATCATAGATTTAAGCCAATTGTGGGCGGTGGCTAAAGTCAATCAAGAAGATTTAGAGTTTTTAAAAAACACGCATAAAGCGATCTTGTTTGTAGAGGGGATTAAAGAAAAGCAAGAAATCACGCTTGAAAATATCAACCCTATCATAAACCCCCAAGATAAAATGCTAGAAGCGCGCTTCAATGTGCCTAATCTTAAACGGCTTTATTACCCTAACATGTTCGCTCAAGTAGAAATCTTTCAAAAACCCAAAAAAATGAAGATCTTGCCTAAAGAAGCGGTTTTGATTAAGGGGGGGAAAGCTATCGTGTTTAAAAAAGATGATTTTGGCTTAAGCCCCCTAGAGATTAAAGCCACTCGCTTAAGCGATGGGAGTTATGCAATTTTAGAGGGTTTAGAGGTGGGTGAAGAAGTCGCTAATAACGCTTTATTCGTGCTAGATGCTGACGCTCAAAACAATGGGGATTATTAAAGATGGTAGAAAAAATCATTGATTTAAGCGTTAAAAACAAACTCCTTACCACTTTAATCACTCTACTCATTTTCTTAGCCTCTTTGTGGGCGATAAAAAGCATCCGTTTGGACGCTTTGCCGGATTTAAGCCCCGTGCAAGTGGTCGTGCAAATCACTTACCCCAATCAAAGCCCTAAAATCGTGCAAGAGCAGGTTACTTACCCGCTAGTCTCTACTTTTATGAGCATCGCTGATATTGACACGGTCAGGGGGATTTCTAGCTATGAAAGCGGTTTGATTTACATCATTTTTAAAGACGGCGTCAATCTGTATTGGGCTAGAGATAGGGTTTTAGAGCAATTAAACAGAGTGAATAATCTCCCTAAAGACGCTAAAGTGGAAATAGGGAGCGATTCCACTTCTATTGGTTGGGCGTATCAATACGCTCTATCTAGCGACAGCGAGAATTTAAGCGATTTGAAGGTCTTGCAAGATTTTTATTACCGCTATGCGCTTTTAGGGGTTGATGGGGTGAGTGAGGTTGCGAGCGTGGGGGGCTTTGTGAAGGATTATGAAATCACGCTTAACAACGATTCTCTAATCCGCTATAACCTGAGTTTAGAGCAAATCGCTAATGCGATTAAAAATTCCAATAACGATACCGGTGGGGGCATTATTTTAGAAAATGGGTTTGAAAAAATTGTTCGTTCGCATGGGTATATCCAATCTTTGAAAGATTTAGAAGAAATTGTCCTTAAAAAAGAAGGGGCTATTCCTTTAAAAATGAAAGATATAGCTAGCGTGAGACTGGTGCCAAAACCACGCAGAGGAGCCGCTAACCTCAATGGCAATAAGGAAGTGGTGGGGGGCATTGTGATGGTGCGCTATCACGCTGACACCTATAAAGTCCTCAAAGCCATTAAAGAAAAAATCGCTACCTTACAAGCGAGTAACCCTGATGTGAAAATCACAAGCGTGTATGACAGGAGCGAATTGATTGAAAAAGGCATTGACAATTTGATCCACACGCTCATAGAAGAAAGCGCGATCGTTTTAGTTATTATTGCGATTTTCTTGTTGCATTTTAGAAGTGCATTAGTCGTTATTATCACTCTTCCTTTAAGCGTGTGTATTAGTTTCTTGCTTATGCGTTATTTCAATATTGAAGCGAGTATCATGAGTTTAGGGGGCATTGCGATCGCTATAGGGGCGATGGTGGATGCGGCGATTGTGATGGTAGAGAACGCTCACAAGCATTTGCAACATATTGACATGAAAGACAATACTCAAAGGGTTAATGGCATTATGCAAGGGGTTAAGCATGTGGGAGGGGCGATATTTTTTGCTTTAATGATTATTGTGGTTTCTTTCTTGCCTATTTTTGCACTCACTGGTCAAGAAGAAAAGCTTTTTGCCCCTTTAGCTTACACGAAAACCTTTGCCATGCTTGTAGGGGCGATACTCTCTATCACCATAGTCCCTATTTTAATGGTATGGCTCATTAAGGGGCGGATCTTAGAAGAGTCTAAAAACCCCATTAACGCCTTTTTCATTAAAATTTATGGTGCGAGTTTGAAGGTTGTGCTTAAGTTTAGATACGCTTTTTTAATAGCGAGCGTTGTGGGTTTAGGGAGCTTGTATGTATCGTATAAAAAACTTAACTGGGAATTTATCCCCAAAATCAATGAAGGGGTAATAATGTATATGCCTGTAACACTTAATGGCGTGGGTATTGATACAGCTTTAGAATATTTGAAAAAAAGTAATACCGCTATCAAGCAATTAGATTTTGTCAAACAAGTTTTTGGTAAAGTGGGGCACGCTAACACAAGCACCGATGCTGCCGGTTTAGGAATGTTAGAAACCTACATTGAATTAAAGCCACAAAATGAATGGAAAGAAAAGCTTAGTTATAAAGAAGTTAGAGACAAATTAGAAAAAACTTTACGATTAAAAGGCTTGACCAATTCATGGACTTACCCCATTCGTGGGAGAACGGACATGCTTTTAACGGGTATCAGGACGCCCTTAGGCATCAAGCTCTATGGCAATGATACGGATAAATTGCAGGAATTATCGATCTTTATGGAGCAACAGCTCAAAACCCTAAAAGAGAGTTTGTCCGTTTTTGCAGAGCGTTCCAACAATGGCTACTATATCACGCTGGATTTGAATGATGAAAATCTGGCTCGTTATGGTATCAACAAAAACACCGTTCTAGATGCGATTAAATTCGCTCTAGGCGGAGCCACGCTCACTACCATGATTAAGGGTGTAGAAAGCTATCCTATCTCTTTGCGATTAGAAGATACAGAAAGAAACACTATTGAAAAATTAAAAAACCTCTATATCAAAACCGCTTACAATTACATGCCCTTAAGAGAATTAGCCCATGTGTATTACGACAACTCGCCGGCGGTGTTAAAAAGCGAAAAGGGTTTGAATGTGAATTTTATTTATATTGTGCCACAAAATGGTATAAGCTCTGATACTTACAGACAACTAGCCACAAAAGCGTTAGAAAAAATCAAATTGCCTAGCGGATATTATTATGAATTTAGCGGCGAAAGCCAGTATTTAGAAGAGGCGTTTAAAACCTTACAATACATCGTGCCGGTGAGCGTTTTTATCATTTTTATTTTAATTGTCTTTGCTTTAAAGGATTTCACTAATTCCTTGCTATGCTTTTTCACTTTGCCTTTTGCGTTCTTGGGAGGGTTGATCTTTATGAATCTCATGGGCTTTAACATGAGCGTGGCAACGTTAGTGGGCTTTTTAGCCCTTTTAGGGGTAGCGAGTGAAACGGCTATTGTGATGATTATCTATTTAGAAGATGCGTTTCAAAAATTCATTAAAACCCCCTTAAAAGAGCAAAATAATGCCACCTTAAAAGAAGCTATCATGCATGGGGCGGTGCTTAGGGTAAGACCTAAACTTATGACCTTTTTTAGCATTTTAGCTTCACTCATTCCTATCATGTATAGCCATGGCACAGGTAGTGAAATCATGAAATCCATTGCTGCGCCCATGCTAGGGGGTATGATAAGCAGCGTTGTTTTAACGCTTTTTATTATCCCTACGGCGTATTTTGTGATTAAGAACGCTAGGATTAAGCATGCTTTCTAGCATTTTGCTAACACTTTGTGAAAGCAAAATCTGCAACTACAATAACCACAAAGCCATTTCATCAGCCATGAAAAAATCGCTCGCTACCAAGCGGTTATTTTTAATAAAAGCCTTATTTCCTTTAATCAAAAGCTCCACTTTATGGGCATCTAACAAGCTAATCTCAACCCCTAAAATGCACCTTAAGCCCAAAAACAGCTTTTCTAATCGCTTGTCTTTTCCACTAAGTGGCTCAACTTGGCGTTGTAGGGGGTCTTTAATATAATTTTCTATGAGTTTTTTTGCATAAAAGCGCTCATTCGCCACGCAACCCACAGCTCCAGCCCCACACCCTAAATAATCTTTAGCCTCCCAATAAGCTAAATTGTGTTTGACTTGGTAATTTCTAGCGTAATTGGACACTTCGTATTGCTTGAAAGAAAAGCCCTCTAAAGTTTCTTTCACCACATTGTCAAAATCCACGCATGAGGGTTTTTTGGCGTTTTTTTCTAAATTCGTGTTCTTTTCAACGCTTAAAGCATAAGCGCTCAAATGGTTGATGGGGAGTTCTTTGGCGAGTTTCAATTCTTCTTTTAAAGATTTTTCATTATCTAATGGGGTGTTATAAATCAAATCAATGCTGATATTTTCAATCCCGCTTTTAAAAATAACCTCTATCACAGGGGCGATACTTTTGGAATGTTGGCGCTCTAAAAACAATAATTTATCTTCCCTAAAACTTTGCACCCCTAAACTCAAGCGGTTGATCCCTAAATCTTTTAAGCCTTGACACCACGCTTTAGAAATCAATTCAGGATTAGCTTCAGTGGTGATTTCACAATCTGCGCTCAAGCTCGCATTTTGATGGATGCTTTCAAAAATTCTTTCAAAAGACTTTACGCTTAAGGTGTTAGGCGTGCCGCCACCAATAAAGACGCTCTCAATTTTTTCATGGGTTTGTTTTAGGGCATGCTTTAAATCCAGGCACAACGCTTGAATGTATTCTTCTTTCAATTCGTGTTTGTTTTCATAGGAATTGAAAGCACAATAACCGCATTTGTTGTTGCAAAAAGGAATATGAATGTATAAAATCATATTTATTTCTCTCATTTTTACTTTATTTTAAGCAAAGCTTAAACTTGGAATTGTATCATTTTAGGATTATTTTGATAAATAAGGAGATGAACTATGAAAAAGTTTATTTTGGCTTTGGGCGTTTTGGCATCCGCAAACACTTTAATGGCAACCGATGTTGAAGCTCTTGCAAAAGGTTGTGCCGCTTGTCATGGGGTTAAATTTGAAAAGAAGGCTTTAGGTAAGAGTTTAGTTGTTAACACTTTGAGCGAAAAAGAAATTATAGAATGGCTTATGGACTTTAAAACCGGTAAGAAAAAAAGCCCTATCATGAACGCGCAAGCTAAGAAATTGAGCGATGAAGACATCAAGGCTTTAGCTAAATACATCCCCACTCTCAAATAAACTCTCTTGATTTCAATAGTGCTTTTGGCACTATTTTGATTGGTTTCAAACTATTTTTTCTTATTCTTGTTTTTCATTGCATTCTTAACCCTACTTAAAGCTAGCATACACTATAATACGATCTTAATCAAACAAGAAAGAGCTGAAACCAAGACCTATGTTGCATAAGAAATATCGTCCTAATGTTGCGGCTATTATTATGTCGCCAAACTACCCTAATACATGCGAAGTTTTTATCGCTGAGCGTGTGGATATTGAAGGGGCTTGGCAATTCCCCCAAGGGGGCATTGACGAGGGCGAGACCCCTTTAGAAGCGCTTTATAGGGAATTGTTAGAAGAAATTGGCACCAATGAAATAGAGGTTTTAGCGCAATACCCTAGATGGATCGCCTATGATTTCCCAAGCAACATGGAACATAACTTCTATTCCTTTGATGGGCAAAAACAACGCTATTTTTTAGTGCGCCTAAAGCATGCGAATAGCATTGATTTAAACAAACACACGCCAGAATTTAGGACTTATCAGTTCATTCATTTAAAGGATTTGCTTAAAAAAATTGTTCCCTTTAAGCGTCAAGTGTATCGCCAAGTCATCGCTTATTTTAGAAGAGAGGGGTATTTGGGGTGTTAATCGTTCAAAAATATGGCGGCACGAGCATGGGCAGTGTGGAAAGGATCCACAATGTCGCCCAAAGGGTTTTAGAAAGCGTTAAGTTAGGGCATCAGGTGGTGGTAATCGTTTCTGCGATGAGCGGCGAAACGGACCGGCTTTTAGAATTTGGCAAGAATTTTAGCCATAACCCTAGCAAGCGAGAAATGGATAGGATCGTAAGCGTGGGGGAATTGATTTCAAGTGCGGCTTTGAGCATGGCGTTAGAGAGATATGGGTATAAAGCCATTTCATTGAGCGGGAAAGAAGCGGGCATTCTAACCAACTCGCATTTTCAAAGCGCTGTGATCCAATCCATTGATAACAAACGCATTAGAGAACTTTTGGAAAAAAACTACATTGTGGTGATCGCTGGGTTTCAAGGTGCTGATACTCATGGCGAAACGACGACTTTAGGGCGTGGGGGGAGCGATTTGAGTGCGGTCGCTTTAGCTGGGGCTTTAAAAGCGGATTTGTGTGAAATTTATACCGATGTGGATGGCGTTTATACCACCGATCCGCGCATTGAAGAAAAGGCTCAAAAAATCGCGCAAATCAGCTATGATGAAATGCTTGAATTGGCTTCTATGGGGGCTAAAGTTTTGTTAAACCGATCAGTGGAATTAGCTAAAAAACTCAGCGTGAAATTAGTGACTCGCAACTCGTTTAATCATAGCGAAGGCACGCTCATTGTGGCTGAAAAAGACTTTAAAGGAGAACGCATGGAAACCCCTATTGTGAGTGGGATCGCACTGGATAAAAATCAAGCTCGTGTGAGCATGGAGGGCGTGGAAGACAGGCCTGGCATTGCCGCAGAAATCTTTGGTGCTTTAGCGGAGTATCGCATCAATGTGGATATGATAGTCCAAACGATCGGCAGAGACGGCAAAACGGATTTGGATTTCACTATCGTTAAAACCCAAATAGAAGAGACCAAATACGCCCTAAAGCCTTTTTTATCGCAGATTGACTCCATTGATTATGATGAAAATATCGCTAAAGTTTCCATAGTGGGCGTGGGCATGAAATCGCATTCTGGGGTGGCGAGCACCGCTTTTAAAGCCCTAGCAAAAGACAATATCAATATCATGATGATTTCTACAAGCGAAATTAAAATTTCTGTTTTAATTGATATTAAATACGCGGAATTAGCCGTTAGAACTTTGCATGCGGTGTATGAATTAGACAAATGAAAGATTTCTATGATTGGATCAGGGAATTTGTGCGCGATCAGGGTGAGTTTATTGCCCAACAAAGTGGGTGGTTAGAATTAGAGCGTTCAAGCTATGCAAAACTCATGGCGCAAGCCATTTCGCATGTGCTTAATGGCGGTTCGCTGTTAGTGAGCGTGGATTCTTCTAGGCACTGGTTTTTAAACTACATTCTTTCTAACTTAAACCCTAAAGATTTAAAAGAGCGTCCTTTATTGTCTGTCATTGATTTTAACGCTTCTTCTTTCTACCCCAAAAATGACGCAAACCTCTCTCTAGCCACCATAGAGCTCACTTATCAAAACCCCATGTTTTGGCATATTGGCAAAATTGAAAATGAAGGCTTAAAAACGATACTACTAAGTAAAATCCCTAGTTTTTTATGGCTTTTTGAAGAGCTTAAAGAAGACTGCTTGCTTTTAAAAGAGCATGATAGTTTGTTAGATTATAAATTATTGCAACTCTTCAAACTCTTTGAAAACGCGCTTTTTAGCGTGCTATACAATAAGGTTACTTTATGAAAAATTTCAACCGCCTTATTTATACGGACAATCTTGAAGAAAGCTTAGAAGAAGTTGCAAGCCTTTTTGAACGCCACACTAAATTCTACACAGAAATCCTTGAAAAAGACAAAAAGGTGATCAAAACTTTTAACAAGGACTTTAAAATAGAGCATGCCAAAGAAGTGATTTCAAAAGCCAATCTCAAACACAGCACATTGAACGCCTTTTTAATCGCTGCCCCTAGTTATGGTATAGAAGCCCAAAACGCGCTCTTAAAAATATTAGAAGAACCCCCAAATAATGTTTGTTTTATCATGTTTGCTAAAAGCCCAAACCATGTCTTAGCTACCATTAAATCCCGCTTAATCAAAGAAGATAGGCGCCAAAAAATCCCTCTAAAACCTTTAAATTTTGATTTATCCAAGTTGGATTTAAAAGATATTTATGCGTTTTTAAGGGAATTAGACAAAGAAAATTTTGATTCTAGAGAAAATCAAAGGGAAAAAATTGAAAGCCTGCTAGAGAGCATCAACAGACACCAGATCTATTTAAACGAGCAAGAATTGCAAGCTTTTGATTTAGCGATCAAGGCCAATAGCTCTTATTATAAGCTTAGCTATAATCTTTTGCCCTTACTTTTAAGCCTTTTGTCTAAAAAGAGGGTGTGATGACTTTAAAACGCCTTAATTCTGATGCGTTAAAAAACGCCCTTCAAAAAATAGGTCCAGAAAAGATCGTGCAAAACCGCATGCACCAAAAAGGCGTTAGCTTTGTCTTTGAAATCAAACATTTGCCCTTGAGTGCTGCGTTGATTTTAAAGCAAGAAGCCATAAGTGTTGGAGGCGATTTTGCCACGCCAAAAGATTGTATTTTGGCTAAAGAGCCTTTTTATGATGGGGTGTTGATCGTGAGCGCTAATCAATTAGAGCGTTTGATTATAAAGTGCTATTCCCAACCCTTTGGGCTTAAACATTTAGCGCAAGAATTGAAAAGCCATCTCAAAGCCCCTAAACCTAACGCCCCACAGATCATGGCGGTTTTAAACCTTACGCCGGATAGCTTCTATGAAAAGAGCCGTTTTAGTAGCAAAAAAGCGCTTGAAGAAATCTATCAATTACTAGAAAAGGGCATCACACTCATTGATATAGGTGCAGCCAGTTCAAGACCACAGAGTGAAATCATTGATCCAAAAATAGAGCAAGAGCGCTTAAAAGAAGTTTTATTGGAAATCAAATCCCAAAAACTCTACCAACTTGCACAATTTAGCATAGACACCTACCATGCCAAAACCGCCCAAATGGCTTTGGAGCATCATTTTTCTATCCTTAATGATGTGAGCGGTTTTAGTAGCGCTGAAATGCTAGAAGTCGCAAGAGACTACAAACCTACTTGCATTTTAATGCACTCTCAAAAAACCCCCAAAGACATGCAAGAAAATGTGTTTTACCATAATCTATTTGACGAAATGGATCGTTTCTTTAAAGACAAGCTAGAGGTTTTAGAAAAATATGCACTTCAAGATATTGTTTTAGATATTGGGTTTGGATTCGCTAAATTAAAAGAGCATAATTTAGCCTTAATCAAGCATTTAAGCCACTTCCTCAAATTCAAAAAACCCTTATTGGTGGGAGCGAGCCGTAAAAACACGATCGGGCTTATCACCGGGCGTGAAGTTCAAAACCGACTCGCTGGCACTTTAAGCTTGCATTTAATGGCGTTACAAAATGGAGCGAGCATTTTAAGAGTGCATGATATTGATGAGCATATTGATCTCATTAAAGTGTTTGAGAGCCTAGAAGAGACAGATTAGATAAAATTTTTGGCTCTGATCTTAATGAATATTAGCTATTACAAAAAACACTTTTGAGTATTTTTTAATAACCAATACTCTATTTTAACCCTAACGCTTAAAGAACCACATCCATCGTTGAAGCGTTGTTGTAAGCGTTTTGATAGCGTTGCAAAAAATCGCTATGGTTGGTGGCGTTAAAAGTTTGTAGGGCTTTCTTGTGCAAGCCATTCACCGGTTGTTTAGGAGTGCTTTCCACTTCTTTAGAGAATTTCCCATTATAAAAATCCGTCAAGCTATAAAGCGATTGAGCCGCAAGGCGTTTTTGACTCTCATTCATTCCCGCCGTCGCCCTTAAAAAAGCGTCATACTCTCTATCGCTCATCAATTCTAAAACCAAAAAGCCATAAGTCTCTCGCTTGTTAGGGTTAAAGGGGAGGTTTTCTATGAGAGCGTCCTTTTTTTCTCGTTCTACTTTTTCTACGCCTTCAATAGGGGCTAAATCTTCTTTAGGAGTGCTTTTTGAATTTAAAAGCCCATAGAGATTAGAATCAAATTGGTTGATAGAAGAAACGGCCATGCAGATTTCCTAGAATTGAATTTTACGATAATATTAAGCAAAATCCATTCCATAATGAGGTGAGATCATGGCATGGGTTTTAGGGTAAGATAAAATATTTTGGATCCATTCAAGCGATATTGGAGCTTCAAAACTTAAGTCCTAATTATAAATCTTAGGTTAAACTACCTTAAAAATTTTGTTGGTGGAGAAGGCATGCGTAATACCATTTTATTTGGCGTTTCAATGATACTCTTGGCGAATTTATGCTTTGGGATCATGAGCGCGTTTGTTAAAGTCACAGCTGACTACTTTTCCCCCATGGAAAATGTGTTTTACCGCTCCATTACCATGACGCTTTTACTCTTACTCGTTTATCCTTTTAAGCCCTACCGCTTAAAGAGTTACAAACAAGGCGGTTTTAAAAAACTCGCTTTTAGGGTTGTTATAGGGGGTTTAGCGATGTTAGCGTTTTTTTATAATATTGAAAAAATTTCGCTCGCTACCGCAACGGCTTTCTCGCAATGCGCGCCTATTTACACGGTGCTTCTTTCTCCTTTCCTTTTGAAAGAAAAGCTCAAAAGAAGCGCGTTAATTTCAGCATGCATTGGGCTAGTGGGCGTGGTTCTCATTTCAAATCCTAGTGTGGAAAATGTAGGACCGGTTGAAATTATTATGGGTATATTGAGCGGAATCTTTGTGTCTTTGGCGTATATCACTTTAAGGGATTTGAGAGAGTATTACGACAAGCAAGCCGTGATTTTAGCGTTCGCCTTTGGCATGAGCGTGCTTGGGCTAGTGGGCATGTTTATTGACATTCCTTTTTTATCCACAGGCATTCACATGCCCAGAAAAGAGGATATTTTGTGGATTTCTTTAATAGGGATTAGCGGAACTTTAGGGCAGTATTTCCTAACCTATGCTTACATGAACGCTCCTGCTGGGATCATTGCTCCTATTGAATATACCCGCATTGTTTGGGGACTCTTGTTTGGGCTGTATTTAGGCGATAAATTTTTGGATCTTAAAAGTTCTTTAGGGGTGGCTTTGATTTTATTTTCAGGCTTACTCATCGCCTTGCCCGCCCTTTTAAAAGAATTAAAAAATTTTAAATCATGCAACTAAGCCCCCTACAAAGTGCACTGTTATACTTTCGCTATTTTATTTATCCGGAGAAAAAAACAAGGAGTTTTGATTTAAGCGATTTGATTTTTATTATCATGGTTTTTTTAGTCCTGGCTTTAGGGCTATGGATGATTGGGGAAATTTCTATCAGTTACAAGGAGGCGAGAGACTTTTTTTATAGCAACGCTTGGTTTGTTAAAATCGCTCAAAAAAGCACGGAAATCTTGGGTCAAAACGATTTGGCGTTAAGATTGCCTTTTTTACTCTCTCACATTATCAACATGTTTTTATTCTATCTCATAGGGCGAAAGACTTTAAAAAAGCCTAAAGACGCCCTTTATGTGGTTTTGACTTACGCTTTATTGCCTGGAGTGAATCTCTTTGCGATCTTATTGGCTAAAAGCGTGTTGGTGTTAAACCTTGGGCTTTTGATTGGCTATTTGTATGTCAAAACCCAAAAAATCCCCTATTTGACCATTAGCGCTTGTGCGTTTTTAGACGGCGCGTTCGTTGCACTTTTGCTAGGGGTTTTTATTTATACTTTAAAAAGGCGTTATTTTAAAAGCGTGATCTTTGCTTTGGTTTGTTTGGGTGTGAATATCGCTCTTTTTAATGGTAATTTTAAGGGCTTGCCTAGGGGGTATTTTATAGACACTTGCTTAGAGCTCATGCTTTTGTATTCACCCTTATTGTTCCTCTACTACCCTTATACGCTCTATAAAGCCCTTTTTGATAAAAAGCCATCGTTATTGGCCTTTATGAGCGCGAGCGGTTGGCTTTTCCCTTTGCTTTTGAGCATGCGTCAAGAGATAGATTTGAAAACTTTCGCCCCTCTAGCCTTAATCGGTTTGCCCTTATTCATTAAAAGCGTTTTAAATAGCCTTAGGGTGCGTTTAAAGGAATTTAGGGGGCAGTATTATTTGCGTGTTTTTAGTCTGTATCTTTTAATGCTCACTGAAACGCTCTTTTTGTGGGGGAGTAAAATTTCTGGTGCCAATGAAAAGTTATTAAACCGGCATTTTTTAGCTAAAGAAGTCGCTACGGCTTTGCAATTAAGGGGTATCCGTCAAATCCGCACTAATGACAAACAACTCGCTTTAAGGCTTCAGTTTTATGGCATTAAAAAGGGGGGGAGATTGAGGCTTATTAACACTAAAATTTCTAAAAAACGCCCAGATATTGAAATCATCTACGCTGATAAAATTCTACAATCCTATAGTTTGGTGCGCCATTAAACCCATGCTTTAAAAAGCATTTTATCTTTAAAAAGCATTTTATCTAAAGAGTGATAAAATACACTCTAAAAATAAATAAAATACGCGAGAAAAATCATGAGACTCAAACTAACCCATATAACGCATGTAAGCCATAAGATTGCCAACGACTTTACCCATTCAGAATTACTAGAATTAAAAGCTCCTAGGGAATCATTGTGTACCTTGATAGAAGAAATTTTGGAAAAAAGCGTTAAAAAAGAAAACGCCATAGATGAGCAAGCCAGGGAGCTTTTAGAAGAAAACACGGACGAAATAGAATTCATGCGAATGGATGAAAGGCAGCTTTTTTGGATGATTAAAAGGCAAATCGCTCAAAAAGAAGGCTTTCATTTGTTTTGGGAAGAAAGGTGCAACGATTTATCGCACCAAATTTTGAATAAAATCTTAGATGAAGATTTGATCATGTTTAGCGTGTCTGAAAATTTGATAAGAAACTTGATTTACAAATCCATTGACACCTATTCTAAGGCGTATGAAAGCATTGAAAATGAAGTGCATGAAAAAATCAAGCATTACAAACGCAAATTACCCGTAGGGAGCGATGAATACGAACTCGTGTTTGAAAGGCTTTATGAAGAAGAATTAAGACG comes from Helicobacter acinonychis and encodes:
- a CDS encoding efflux RND transporter permease subunit, with translation MVEKIIDLSVKNKLLTTLITLLIFLASLWAIKSIRLDALPDLSPVQVVVQITYPNQSPKIVQEQVTYPLVSTFMSIADIDTVRGISSYESGLIYIIFKDGVNLYWARDRVLEQLNRVNNLPKDAKVEIGSDSTSIGWAYQYALSSDSENLSDLKVLQDFYYRYALLGVDGVSEVASVGGFVKDYEITLNNDSLIRYNLSLEQIANAIKNSNNDTGGGIILENGFEKIVRSHGYIQSLKDLEEIVLKKEGAIPLKMKDIASVRLVPKPRRGAANLNGNKEVVGGIVMVRYHADTYKVLKAIKEKIATLQASNPDVKITSVYDRSELIEKGIDNLIHTLIEESAIVLVIIAIFLLHFRSALVVIITLPLSVCISFLLMRYFNIEASIMSLGGIAIAIGAMVDAAIVMVENAHKHLQHIDMKDNTQRVNGIMQGVKHVGGAIFFALMIIVVSFLPIFALTGQEEKLFAPLAYTKTFAMLVGAILSITIVPILMVWLIKGRILEESKNPINAFFIKIYGASLKVVLKFRYAFLIASVVGLGSLYVSYKKLNWEFIPKINEGVIMYMPVTLNGVGIDTALEYLKKSNTAIKQLDFVKQVFGKVGHANTSTDAAGLGMLETYIELKPQNEWKEKLSYKEVRDKLEKTLRLKGLTNSWTYPIRGRTDMLLTGIRTPLGIKLYGNDTDKLQELSIFMEQQLKTLKESLSVFAERSNNGYYITLDLNDENLARYGINKNTVLDAIKFALGGATLTTMIKGVESYPISLRLEDTERNTIEKLKNLYIKTAYNYMPLRELAHVYYDNSPAVLKSEKGLNVNFIYIVPQNGISSDTYRQLATKALEKIKLPSGYYYEFSGESQYLEEAFKTLQYIVPVSVFIIFILIVFALKDFTNSLLCFFTLPFAFLGGLIFMNLMGFNMSVATLVGFLALLGVASETAIVMIIYLEDAFQKFIKTPLKEQNNATLKEAIMHGAVLRVRPKLMTFFSILASLIPIMYSHGTGSEIMKSIAAPMLGGMISSVVLTLFIIPTAYFVIKNARIKHAF
- a CDS encoding aspartate kinase, coding for MLIVQKYGGTSMGSVERIHNVAQRVLESVKLGHQVVVIVSAMSGETDRLLEFGKNFSHNPSKREMDRIVSVGELISSAALSMALERYGYKAISLSGKEAGILTNSHFQSAVIQSIDNKRIRELLEKNYIVVIAGFQGADTHGETTTLGRGGSDLSAVALAGALKADLCEIYTDVDGVYTTDPRIEEKAQKIAQISYDEMLELASMGAKVLLNRSVELAKKLSVKLVTRNSFNHSEGTLIVAEKDFKGERMETPIVSGIALDKNQARVSMEGVEDRPGIAAEIFGALAEYRINVDMIVQTIGRDGKTDLDFTIVKTQIEETKYALKPFLSQIDSIDYDENIAKVSIVGVGMKSHSGVASTAFKALAKDNINIMMISTSEIKISVLIDIKYAELAVRTLHAVYELDK
- a CDS encoding RNA pyrophosphohydrolase — its product is MLHKKYRPNVAAIIMSPNYPNTCEVFIAERVDIEGAWQFPQGGIDEGETPLEALYRELLEEIGTNEIEVLAQYPRWIAYDFPSNMEHNFYSFDGQKQRYFLVRLKHANSIDLNKHTPEFRTYQFIHLKDLLKKIVPFKRQVYRQVIAYFRREGYLGC
- a CDS encoding c-type cytochrome; amino-acid sequence: MKKFILALGVLASANTLMATDVEALAKGCAACHGVKFEKKALGKSLVVNTLSEKEIIEWLMDFKTGKKKSPIMNAQAKKLSDEDIKALAKYIPTLK
- a CDS encoding efflux RND transporter periplasmic adaptor subunit, with translation MKRLLFLGLALIFSPLCTNAQEIKEVKSQTHFNFSTIKVIEKEFAQSRRYYALLQPNEALIFSQTLRFDGYVEKLYANKTYTPIKKGDRLLSVYSPELVSVQSELLSSLKFNQQVGAIKEKLKLLGLESSSIEKIISVHKVQNTMDIYSRFNGVIFKKSPDLNEGSFIKKGQELFQIIDLSQLWAVAKVNQEDLEFLKNTHKAILFVEGIKEKQEITLENINPIINPQDKMLEARFNVPNLKRLYYPNMFAQVEIFQKPKKMKILPKEAVLIKGGKAIVFKKDDFGLSPLEIKATRLSDGSYAILEGLEVGEEVANNALFVLDADAQNNGDY
- the hemW gene encoding radical SAM family heme chaperone HemW, encoding MILYIHIPFCNNKCGYCAFNSYENKHELKEEYIQALCLDLKHALKQTHEKIESVFIGGGTPNTLSVKSFERIFESIHQNASLSADCEITTEANPELISKAWCQGLKDLGINRLSLGVQSFREDKLLFLERQHSKSIAPVIEVIFKSGIENISIDLIYNTPLDNEKSLKEELKLAKELPINHLSAYALSVEKNTNLEKNAKKPSCVDFDNVVKETLEGFSFKQYEVSNYARNYQVKHNLAYWEAKDYLGCGAGAVGCVANERFYAKKLIENYIKDPLQRQVEPLSGKDKRLEKLFLGLRCILGVEISLLDAHKVELLIKGNKAFIKNNRLVASDFFMADEMALWLL